The bacterium nucleotide sequence TGCAGAGGCTCCGCTTGTACCAGGACCTTCTATAAATTTTACTCCTATGGAGGCTATCAAAGATTTGGACAAGAAAGTTGACGGATATAAAACAGGAACAAATTTATCTAACGAAGATATTCAGGCCAACCAAAAACTTAAAACCCAAATTATTCGCGGTACCTTCGATTTACGCGAATTAAGCATTTTAGCTTTGGATAAACATTGGAATACTTTATCTGACAAAGACCGAAATCATTTTGTGGAATTAATGGTTCAATTACTGGAAAAAAAGGCTATTTTTTCAAAGGAACATGTTAAGGGAAATGATAAATCCTATAAAATTTCTTACTTAAGCGAAGAGTTTTTAGATCCAGAAAAAACTAAATCTCAAGTTGTAACACGTATTGCAGTGCCTTCAGAAAAGGTAGATTTACAAATTAAATATAAACTCAGACATTCATCTCATGGTTGGCAAATTTTTGATGTAATAGTGGATGATGCCTCTCTTGTTGATAATTATAAATTTCAGTTTGATACCATTATTACTAAGTATGGTTTTCCCGATCTTATTACTCGTATGGAAACTAAACTTAAGGAAATGAAGTAAAAGTGGTACAGCAATATAAGCGTTGTATCTTTATTTTAGCCGACGGCGCCCGTCCGGATGTGCTTCGGGAAGAGCTAAAACTTGGTAACCTGCCGCATATTTCTCGTTATCTTATTGAAAATGGTTCTTTTGAGGAAATGCTTACAGTATTTCCTTCTACTACTGGTCCTGCTTATTTCCCATTTATTAACGGCTGCCACCCGGGTACTTTTAATGTGCCAGGTATCCGCTGGTTTGACAGGGCAAGTTATGCTGAGAGAGGTTGGTCGTTTAAAAGTTTTAGAAGTTATGTAGGGCTAGAAACCTTTTTAATTAATCCAGATTCGAGTCAAC carries:
- a CDS encoding ABC transporter substrate-binding protein, with the translated sequence MRIYFLIGMALIVSFTSCKKEKTTSTQPVVTPPAPVAEAPLVPGPSINFTPMEAIKDLDKKVDGYKTGTNLSNEDIQANQKLKTQIIRGTFDLRELSILALDKHWNTLSDKDRNHFVELMVQLLEKKAIFSKEHVKGNDKSYKISYLSEEFLDPEKTKSQVVTRIAVPSEKVDLQIKYKLRHSSHGWQIFDVIVDDASLVDNYKFQFDTIITKYGFPDLITRMETKLKEMK